In the Piscinibacter sp. XHJ-5 genome, one interval contains:
- a CDS encoding TetR/AcrR family transcriptional regulator, producing the protein MPRPIFLKETAQKQLIQAGLRAFIRQGFNGAGVRDILQAAKVPSGSFYYYFDSKEALAAAVVDRYAELSRQKRASLLLGDPSVSPLKRLRNYFEAYVHFSGLAQFRQGCLLGALTLEIANASPLVMERIRVAFSEWERMLEEVLAEAANQGQLPPGLAARELSAFIVIGWEGALLRMKAEQSEKPLRLFIDTLFQGILRVEKDQ; encoded by the coding sequence ATGCCAAGACCCATCTTTCTCAAGGAAACTGCACAAAAGCAGCTGATCCAGGCCGGCCTGCGGGCCTTCATTCGGCAGGGATTCAATGGCGCAGGCGTCCGGGACATCTTGCAGGCCGCGAAAGTTCCAAGCGGCTCCTTCTACTACTACTTCGACAGCAAGGAGGCGCTAGCTGCCGCAGTCGTTGATCGGTACGCCGAGCTCTCCCGGCAGAAGCGCGCGAGTCTGCTGCTGGGAGATCCTTCCGTCTCCCCCTTGAAGCGCCTGCGGAACTATTTCGAAGCCTATGTCCATTTCTCCGGATTGGCGCAATTCCGGCAAGGCTGCCTGCTCGGCGCGTTGACCCTCGAAATCGCGAACGCCAGTCCGCTCGTGATGGAGCGCATCCGCGTGGCATTTTCTGAATGGGAACGCATGCTGGAGGAAGTGCTGGCTGAAGCTGCGAACCAGGGGCAATTGCCCCCAGGGCTTGCCGCAAGAGAACTTTCGGCCTTCATCGTCATCGGTTGGGAAGGCGCCTTGCTGCGCATGAAAGCCGAACAGAGCGAGAAGCCGCTCCGCTTGTTCATCGACACGCTGTTCCAAGGCATCTTGCGTGTGGAGAAGGACCAATGA
- a CDS encoding acetyl-CoA C-acyltransferase yields the protein MTNRAVVVSVARTPIGKAFKGAFNETHGATLAGHAVRHAVARAGVDPGEIDEVILGCGMPEAATGLNIGRHAAVRAGLPESVAGSTISRACSSGLNAVAAAAARILVDRVPVVVAGGVESISLVQPVRARTTIRESWLAEHLPAIYMPMNDTAQVVAERYGISRDAQDEYALVSQRRTADAQRRGAFAAEIVPMKSRKRVTEGDAPEYQEVELMQDEGNRPHTTADSLAALKPLMENGSITAGNSSQLSDGAAACVLMSSRLAEQRNIDALGAFLGFAVAGNAPDEMGIAPIHAVPKLLKQHGLQVDDIDLWELNEAYACQTLYVRDRLGIPMEKLNVNGGAISIGHPFGMTGARQVGHVLLEGRRRSARHAVVTMCIAGGMGAAGLFEIYQ from the coding sequence ATGACGAATCGAGCTGTTGTTGTCTCTGTTGCGCGAACACCCATCGGGAAAGCCTTCAAGGGCGCATTCAACGAGACCCATGGCGCCACTCTTGCTGGCCATGCAGTTCGCCACGCGGTGGCGCGGGCAGGGGTGGACCCAGGCGAGATCGACGAGGTGATCCTGGGTTGTGGCATGCCGGAGGCGGCCACCGGGCTGAACATTGGGCGCCATGCCGCTGTACGTGCCGGGCTGCCCGAAAGCGTGGCGGGTTCGACGATCTCCCGCGCCTGCTCGTCCGGCCTGAACGCCGTGGCCGCTGCTGCCGCCCGTATCTTGGTGGACCGTGTTCCGGTGGTGGTCGCGGGCGGGGTGGAATCGATCAGCCTGGTGCAGCCGGTCCGCGCGCGCACCACCATTCGCGAAAGCTGGTTGGCCGAACACCTGCCCGCCATCTACATGCCCATGAACGACACCGCCCAGGTCGTTGCAGAACGCTACGGCATCTCACGTGACGCGCAGGATGAATATGCCCTGGTTAGTCAGCGGCGAACGGCCGATGCACAGAGACGCGGGGCCTTCGCAGCAGAAATCGTCCCCATGAAGTCTCGTAAGCGCGTGACCGAAGGCGACGCGCCCGAGTACCAGGAAGTCGAACTGATGCAAGACGAGGGCAATCGCCCGCACACCACCGCGGATAGTCTGGCCGCGCTCAAGCCCCTGATGGAGAACGGATCGATCACCGCCGGCAACTCGAGCCAGTTGTCCGACGGTGCGGCTGCTTGCGTGCTGATGTCCAGCCGATTGGCAGAGCAACGCAACATCGATGCCCTGGGTGCCTTTCTCGGGTTCGCGGTCGCCGGCAACGCACCCGACGAGATGGGAATCGCCCCGATCCATGCCGTCCCCAAGCTCCTCAAACAGCATGGGCTGCAGGTCGACGACATCGATCTCTGGGAGCTGAACGAGGCGTATGCCTGCCAGACCTTGTACGTGCGAGACCGCCTTGGCATTCCGATGGAAAAGCTGAACGTCAATGGCGGTGCTATCTCCATCGGGCACCCGTTTGGCATGACCGGCGCCCGACAAGTCGGCCACGTGCTGCTGGAGGGCCGACGGCGATCGGCCCGTCACGCGGTCGTGACGATGTGCATTGCCGGCGGCATGGGTGCCGCTGGCCTTTTCGAGATCTATCAATAA
- a CDS encoding tripartite tricarboxylate transporter substrate binding protein, which translates to MNKLGNLGRTLVWSSMILLLGLSLPLSSLAEDNPARPIRIIAPWPAGGGLDSVARIVAARLQQNLKSPVFVENIAGASTILGTQHVAKANPDGYTLLFTSNTTFSTNPWRKLKLPYDPKTSFQPVSLVVRNPLVLVANNDAPYRDVPGLLSEIARTRGKFVYASFGNATTGHLAGELFKKETNADMEHLPYMGGAPAIRDLMAGHVKILFDTAANALPFIETQRVRGLAVLQQSRSPLAPNVPAIGEYGYKSIDITVWFGLFAPAGTPDAVVQRLSREVKAIVHDPDIATRLKALHVEPVGSGPKEFADFLAADRAAMGRIIESAKIQLD; encoded by the coding sequence ATGAACAAACTGGGAAACCTCGGCCGAACCCTCGTTTGGTCATCGATGATCCTGCTTCTCGGGCTCTCCTTGCCACTCTCCTCGCTTGCAGAAGACAATCCTGCCCGGCCGATCCGCATCATCGCGCCATGGCCCGCCGGGGGCGGACTTGACAGCGTGGCCCGAATCGTCGCAGCAAGACTGCAGCAGAACCTGAAATCGCCCGTATTCGTCGAGAACATAGCAGGCGCCAGCACCATCTTGGGCACGCAGCATGTCGCGAAGGCGAATCCCGACGGCTACACACTGCTCTTTACCTCGAACACGACCTTCTCGACCAATCCGTGGCGAAAACTGAAGTTGCCATACGACCCGAAGACCAGCTTCCAGCCTGTCTCCCTGGTCGTTCGCAACCCGCTGGTTCTGGTCGCGAACAATGACGCGCCCTACAGGGATGTACCGGGCCTGCTGTCCGAGATTGCCCGCACCCGGGGGAAGTTTGTCTACGCGTCCTTCGGCAATGCAACCACGGGTCATCTGGCCGGAGAGTTGTTCAAGAAGGAAACGAACGCCGATATGGAACATCTTCCGTATATGGGCGGTGCACCCGCGATCAGGGACCTGATGGCGGGTCATGTCAAGATCCTCTTTGACACCGCCGCCAATGCGCTGCCCTTCATCGAGACCCAGCGGGTCCGAGGACTCGCCGTGCTGCAGCAATCCCGATCGCCTCTCGCGCCCAACGTTCCGGCCATTGGAGAGTATGGCTACAAGAGCATCGACATCACGGTCTGGTTCGGACTCTTCGCCCCGGCTGGCACACCGGATGCGGTCGTACAACGCCTTTCGCGAGAAGTGAAGGCCATCGTCCATGACCCGGATATCGCGACACGCCTGAAGGCCCTCCATGTTGAGCCTGTAGGCTCGGGGCCGAAGGAGTTTGCCGACTTCCTGGCTGCCGACCGGGCTGCGATGGGCAGGATTATCGAATCGGCAAAGATCCAGCTCGACTAG
- a CDS encoding acyl-CoA synthetase: MSDWLEARLRMSDRADVEAFECTPLADWRLPGSVYDAIRGRATTQSQAPAIRFIPDGETPGICITWTFAELLQRITQVANFMHTLGVRAGDKVAVLMPNTPDAHASIWAAETIGVVVPINYMLEPEQISSIIRDSGSTTLIAQGPHPDFDIWQKVPLLDAPELQRVLWAPAAGISAKSQEQLRDDLVVASRKVQLHALADYLDEAHEKLMFEPEQDPHRLAALFHTGGTTGAPKLAMQTHWNQIVNAWQQGLCMSMEPGHVRLCGLPVFHVNGAIANGLVLFMAGACLVLTGIRGFRDAGVMRNFWRIVELYRAQSLGAVPTFLVSLAQTDVGDCDISSLEFVRCGTAPLSRQLARDFSALAGVEVIEGYGLTEGTSISSMNPRFGEKRIGSVGIRIPYQLWEIRKELQRGSEWQKCAVGELGAVFISGPNVIPGYVEGKESDDSFSPDGWYNTGDLGAIDADGYLWLTGREKDIIIRGGHNLDPRMIEEALYANPAVQHAAAIGRPDRYVGEMPIAYVSLQPGVDADSESLLRFAAQRIPERAAIPKFVKIVREMPLTAVGKIFKPALRKDATFDGYADALGGMIGAYNLAISVTYEGGGTAVRLEATNLSPIHHDPLRRFVRDALKTFTVQYELAFSVRY; this comes from the coding sequence ATGAGCGATTGGCTAGAAGCACGCTTGCGCATGAGCGACAGAGCAGACGTCGAGGCCTTCGAGTGCACGCCACTCGCGGACTGGAGGCTTCCGGGCTCGGTCTACGATGCAATACGCGGGCGGGCAACAACCCAGTCACAAGCCCCAGCCATCCGGTTCATTCCCGACGGCGAGACCCCGGGGATATGCATCACATGGACGTTTGCGGAGCTCCTGCAGCGCATCACGCAGGTGGCGAATTTCATGCATACGCTCGGCGTGAGAGCAGGCGACAAGGTCGCCGTGCTCATGCCGAACACGCCAGACGCTCACGCGAGCATCTGGGCCGCCGAAACGATCGGCGTCGTTGTCCCGATCAACTACATGCTCGAACCAGAGCAGATCTCCTCGATCATTCGCGACAGCGGAAGCACCACGTTGATTGCGCAGGGCCCGCATCCGGACTTCGACATCTGGCAGAAGGTCCCATTGCTGGATGCACCGGAACTGCAGCGCGTGCTGTGGGCTCCGGCTGCTGGAATCAGCGCCAAGAGCCAAGAGCAGCTTCGGGACGATCTCGTCGTCGCAAGTCGCAAGGTCCAACTCCATGCACTGGCTGACTACCTGGACGAAGCGCACGAGAAACTGATGTTTGAGCCCGAGCAAGACCCACATCGGTTGGCAGCGCTCTTTCACACAGGTGGCACCACCGGCGCCCCCAAGCTGGCGATGCAGACGCATTGGAACCAGATCGTCAACGCATGGCAGCAGGGGCTTTGCATGTCCATGGAGCCAGGCCATGTGCGGCTATGCGGACTGCCTGTTTTCCATGTGAACGGTGCGATCGCCAACGGACTCGTCCTGTTCATGGCAGGAGCATGTCTCGTTCTCACGGGCATCAGAGGCTTCCGTGACGCTGGTGTCATGCGCAACTTCTGGCGCATCGTGGAGCTGTACCGTGCGCAGTCCCTGGGTGCGGTCCCGACATTCCTGGTCAGCCTTGCGCAAACCGATGTCGGCGATTGCGACATCAGCAGTCTCGAGTTCGTCCGATGCGGCACGGCGCCGTTGTCCAGGCAACTGGCACGGGACTTCAGCGCACTGGCTGGCGTCGAGGTGATCGAGGGCTACGGCTTGACTGAAGGTACGTCGATCAGCTCGATGAATCCGCGCTTCGGAGAGAAGCGGATCGGTTCAGTCGGAATCCGAATTCCTTACCAGCTCTGGGAAATCCGCAAGGAGTTGCAGCGCGGTTCCGAGTGGCAGAAGTGCGCAGTCGGTGAACTGGGCGCCGTTTTCATCAGCGGCCCCAACGTGATCCCTGGGTACGTCGAGGGAAAGGAGTCCGATGATTCCTTCAGCCCGGATGGCTGGTACAACACGGGCGATCTCGGTGCCATCGATGCAGATGGCTATCTCTGGCTGACCGGCAGGGAAAAGGACATCATCATCCGCGGCGGCCACAATCTCGATCCCCGCATGATCGAAGAGGCTCTGTACGCCAATCCCGCAGTCCAACACGCGGCTGCCATCGGTCGTCCAGACCGGTACGTGGGCGAGATGCCCATCGCTTACGTCTCTCTGCAGCCCGGGGTCGATGCTGACTCCGAATCCTTGCTTCGTTTTGCCGCTCAACGCATTCCGGAACGCGCGGCGATTCCAAAATTCGTGAAGATCGTCCGCGAGATGCCGCTTACGGCAGTGGGGAAGATATTCAAGCCGGCGCTAAGGAAAGATGCGACCTTCGACGGCTACGCTGATGCCCTCGGGGGGATGATCGGCGCATACAACCTCGCGATATCCGTCACTTACGAGGGGGGAGGGACGGCAGTGCGCCTCGAGGCGACCAACCTCTCTCCCATTCACCACGACCCGCTGCGCCGTTTCGTGCGCGACGCGCTCAAGACGTTTACAGTGCAATACGAACTCGCCTTTTCCGTCCGGTACTGA
- a CDS encoding enoyl-CoA hydratase-related protein: MSESMIVASREDDIFIIQLNRPQKFNALNNEIRTEIVQAIDSIRHDQSVRAVLIWGGNQVFAAGADIEEMLARTPMEAMRQINDAPDITEALASLRQPTVAAIAGLALGGGLEFAMAADIRIAASSAILGQPEINVGLIPGGGGTQRLSRLVGLSKAKEMILLGERIDAFEALRIGLVNKVVAPEDLLNEAKSLARRLAAKPMWASRLAKLVIDRGYDADISQGVTMELLAFSAAFGTPDQREGARAFMEKRQAEFTGATR; this comes from the coding sequence ATGTCCGAGTCCATGATCGTTGCCAGCCGCGAGGATGACATCTTCATCATCCAGCTGAATCGCCCGCAGAAGTTCAATGCATTGAACAACGAAATCCGTACCGAAATCGTCCAGGCGATCGACAGCATCCGCCATGACCAGTCGGTTCGAGCGGTCCTGATCTGGGGAGGCAATCAGGTCTTTGCCGCGGGCGCCGACATCGAAGAGATGCTGGCTCGCACGCCGATGGAGGCGATGCGTCAGATCAATGACGCGCCTGACATCACCGAAGCCCTCGCCTCGCTGCGACAGCCCACCGTGGCTGCGATCGCCGGCCTGGCACTGGGCGGCGGCCTGGAATTCGCCATGGCAGCCGACATCCGGATCGCGGCCTCGTCCGCGATTCTCGGGCAGCCGGAGATCAATGTCGGCCTGATCCCTGGCGGAGGAGGAACTCAGCGACTCTCCCGCCTCGTCGGGTTGAGCAAGGCGAAAGAGATGATCCTGCTGGGAGAGCGGATCGACGCATTCGAAGCGCTGCGCATCGGTCTCGTCAACAAGGTCGTGGCCCCGGAAGATCTGCTCAATGAAGCGAAGAGCTTGGCGCGCCGATTGGCAGCCAAGCCAATGTGGGCGTCGCGCTTGGCCAAGCTCGTGATCGACCGCGGCTACGACGCCGACATCAGTCAAGGCGTGACCATGGAACTGCTCGCCTTCTCCGCGGCCTTCGGCACGCCAGACCAGCGTGAAGGCGCGCGTGCTTTCATGGAGAAACGACAAGCGGAATTCACGGGAGCAACGCGCTAG
- a CDS encoding SDR family oxidoreductase, giving the protein MFVKELYAGQRILITGGGTGLGLAMAEALAKLGAEVHICGRREAVLREAVEQLQAVGTAKAVAHSLDIRHPEAVEEMMGRIWAEHGPLSALINNAAGNFISRTQDLSVNGFHAISDIVFRGTFYVTQSAGKRWIASGQSASVLSIVVTWVQTGAPFVVSSAMSKAGVDAMTKSLAIEWGPYGIRFNAIAPGVIPTEGASQRLHPGGYDHDLSKQNPMRRLGHGADIGRLAAFLLAPDNTWINGQTITLDGGDSLANGAYYTHLQDWTDSDWQRARDRIRKRDAIDRAQSPAC; this is encoded by the coding sequence ATGTTTGTAAAGGAACTGTATGCGGGCCAGCGCATCCTCATCACAGGTGGTGGCACTGGCCTGGGACTCGCCATGGCGGAGGCGCTGGCGAAGCTGGGTGCCGAGGTTCACATCTGCGGTCGGCGCGAGGCAGTGCTGCGCGAGGCCGTCGAACAACTCCAGGCGGTCGGTACGGCCAAGGCCGTGGCGCACTCTCTCGACATCCGCCACCCTGAAGCCGTCGAAGAGATGATGGGGCGAATCTGGGCGGAGCATGGACCGCTCTCCGCGCTGATCAACAACGCCGCGGGCAACTTCATTAGTCGCACGCAGGACCTCAGCGTCAATGGCTTCCATGCCATTTCCGACATCGTGTTCCGCGGAACGTTCTACGTCACGCAGTCCGCAGGCAAGCGCTGGATCGCATCGGGGCAGTCTGCCAGCGTGCTGTCGATCGTCGTCACCTGGGTGCAGACCGGTGCGCCGTTTGTCGTGAGCTCAGCCATGTCGAAGGCCGGCGTGGATGCGATGACCAAGTCCCTCGCCATCGAATGGGGGCCGTACGGCATCCGCTTCAACGCCATCGCGCCGGGAGTGATCCCGACCGAAGGTGCATCGCAGCGCCTCCACCCGGGAGGGTACGACCATGACTTGAGCAAACAGAACCCGATGCGTCGGCTTGGTCACGGCGCGGACATCGGCCGACTGGCGGCCTTTCTGCTTGCGCCGGACAACACATGGATCAATGGCCAGACCATCACGCTTGACGGCGGCGACTCCCTGGCGAATGGGGCCTACTACACGCACTTGCAAGATTGGACCGACTCTGATTGGCAACGAGCGCGAGACCGCATCCGGAAGCGGGATGCCATCGACAGGGCGCAGAGCCCGGCCTGCTAG